GTTTGACGGCGGTTGCCTGTGCGGCTGTTCCCGCATCTGAGCGCGATACGGTTGTTCGAATTCCCAGAACGGCCTTGCGCCGCTCAGCCGATGCCATGCCACGCACCATTTCATAATAGGCGATGTTGTTGGCAACAGAGCGTTCATCAAGATCAATCCGAAGCAGAATGCGTGCGTTGGTGTTGCGTCCCACAAGGCCGTAAATAAGCGCCAGGTTTTGTCGAATGCGCGGGGTAGACGCGCCTTGGCGAACCATCTTTGACAAGAGCGCGATGGCCCCATCATGATCGCCCGTCAGAGCAAGGGAAAGGGCGAGATTGCCTTTGAGCGATGCATTGCCCGGGGCAAGGCTAAGCCCTGCCCGATAGGCAGCTTTGGCCTCTGCAGGTTTGTTAATTTGGTCCAGTGCGACACCATGGCCGTTATGGGTGGCGGCTTGTGCATGGATGGTGATCGCTTCTTCAAAATACGGGATGGCCAGTGCCGGCTCTCCCATGGAGATCAAAATATTGGCAAAGCCCCGGATCGCACGGGTGTTGGTGGGTTCAATTCTGACCGCTTTGGCCATGATATTGCGGGCTTCATCATAGGCCCCGGCGGCGGCCAGGGTTTCAGCCAATTCAACCAAAATGGCGCCATTTTCGGGATCAGCCGCATGGGCGCGTTTGTAAACATTGATGGCGGAATAAGGGTCCCCGGCATCTCGCATGGCGCGGGCCACCCGCGACAGCGCACCGGCGGTTCCACCGGGCCGGGTCGTCATTTGTTCAATGGGATCATTTCCGGCATTCCGGATGGCGGGGTCTGTGGTGGCACAGCCTGTCATCAAGGATGCCATGCCTAGCAAAAGCAGCCTTTTTTGGTAAAGCCTATATATGTCTCTCATGAGCCTGATTACCCTAGTGAATTACAGGGAGAACCATAGGCCAGAGGGCCTTAGCGTTGTGTGAATAATAGATAAAATGGCATATATAAATTGAGAAACCCATTGCCGACGTAAAACGGGGGACCAATGGCCCCCCGCTTTGAAATCATCTTTATTATCAAGGCCCTAGTCTTTGGCAGAAATGGGTCGGCTTTTGATTTCCCGGCCAAGATAATGGGCCTTTTTCTTGTCATAGAGCAGTTCTGCTACATCGTCGGCATGGAACAGTTTGATCAACTGATCGACTTGTCCAAACATGGGCAAAAGGATCTTGCGCTTCTGGGCGAGATCAAGGGCAATATCCATGTCTTTTTCCTGCCAGGTAAACTTGGTCTCGTCCCAGCGTTCCAGCGTGCCATTGTTGCCCGGGCACTGCATCAGGGTATCGCGCATTTTCTGGCCATCGATGCCATAGGCCTTCGCCAGCAAAATAACTTCGTAATTGGCAATGGAATGGGCCCAATGCAGCATGTTGTTACAGGTCTTGCCAATTTCACCTGCGCCCAGTTCACCCAGATGCGGTGCGGCGCGGGAATAGCATTCCAGAACAGGCTGGGCTTTTTTATAATCTTTTTTGGCACCGCCAACGGTCGACATCAAGACGCCGTCGCGGGCACCATCAAGGCCGAAACAAACCGGCGCATCAATCACGCCAAGGCCACGTTTTTTGGCAATGGCCGCACATTCATGGATCATGTCGGGGTGGCTGGTAGCAGTGATGACAATAACCGCACCTTTTTTGCCAACCTTGGTGATGTCGGTCACGCATTGCTTCACCTGATGGTCATAGCCAACCATAACGATCACAACGTCGCATTTTTTGGCAAGCTCATTTAAGCTGCGGGTGGGGTTCACGCCGTGTTTTTTTGCCGCAGTCATGGCTGACTTGCGCAGATCAAACCCGAACACCTTGAATCGTCCGTCACTTTTGGTGGCAACATGGCGGGCCATTTCTCCGCCCATTTCGCCAAGACCGATAAAGCCAACATTCATTGTCATGAATTTTCTCCCTAATTGATAGAACGCGTGGCCAGCAGCCTTTTGCGTCTTTGAAACCATACTGTGAATTGAATGGCTATTTCGTAGCATGGGTTTTTATAGGTTCGCCAGTTTAAAAGCCCCCGTTGACTTGGCAGATGCCTACGGGGTCTAATTGTTCAATACAAATCTGTAGAAAATTGAAAAACCCCCCGGGAGAATTTGATGGCGCGTGCATTTGAAGATCATTGTTGGCAAGACGTAATTGGTGACGACCTGCGTGAAATTTATGCGTCCTATGAGCGCGATATTTTCGTTGGCGAAAAACCGGCCGTGTTGGCCATTGATCTTTATAACAATGCGTATCGGGGCGGCAATGTGCCAGTGCTTGAAGCCAACCGCGAAAATGCAGGATCATGCGGCGAAAATGCCTGGGCAGCGATTGAACCGACCAAATTGGTGCTGGCCGCAGCCCGTGCAGCCGGGGTGCCGGTGATTTACACCACCCGATACGTTGATACCAATGGGGTCAATTCCACCAACCGTTCCACAAAAAAGAAATTGGTCGCAGATTCCTATGACATCATTGATGAACTGGGGCCTGAAGAAGGTGAACTGGTCATCCACAAAGAACGGGCATCGGCTTTTTATGGCACGCCTTTGGTGGCGCATCTGAACCGCATGGGCATCCGGTCTTTGATTGCATTGGGCGAATCCACATCGGGCTGCGTGCGTGCCAGTGTGGTGGATGGCTATTCAAACGGCTTTCACGTCAGCGTCGTCGAAGAATGCACCTTTGATCGGTCCATGCTGTCCCACAAGGTGAACCTGTTTGATCTGCACCACAAATATGCCGACATCATGCATGTCGAAGAGGTGGTGGATCATCTTGAAGCCATGAAAAAGAACACTTAAAACCGGTTTAGCCTTTAAAGCCGTATATCTTTTTTGCCATATCCTGGGTGATGGTGCCTTCATCAAGGTCGCGCTGGATGGCGTCTCGGTCCCTGTCTTTTGGATCACCACAGCCGCCCCCGCCCGCAGATTCAAGATAGAATCGATCCCCTGCCTTTAAGGCAAACATGCCCGATGCCGGGGTTTCGGTTTCATCTGGCGTGCCTGCATGGATTACAAAGCGGCTGGGTTTCCCTGAATTTCCGCCCCGGATGCCTTCGGGGGGGCATTTGGCCCGGTCATAGCGGCGGATCACGGTGCCATCGGCCAGTAATTCATAGGCGCGGCGAAAGGACAATCCGCCCCGGGCATTGCCCGCACCACCGGAATCGGGGATCAGGGTAAATTCCGTCACCCGGCAGGGAAATTCCGATTCCAGAATTTCGATGGGGGTCACATGAAGATTGGAAAGATGGGTCGCAGTGCAACTGGCCCCATCATGATCGGCACCACCGCCATAGGCAGACCCCAGAATTTCATATTGCAGGCTGGCCTGACCGGGACGGGCTTGTTTTCCCCAATTGATGCCAAGGGCCCCCGATGACCCGGACCCGGCAATGGCGCGTTCTGGCCTGAATTGGCTGAGGGCATCGAGAATAATATCCACCAGTTTCAGGTTTGCCATTTGATAGCTGGAAACCGGTGCCGGTGCGGTGGCACAGGTGATAGTGCCGGGTTTATACGTGAAATCCACCTGATCCCGACAGCCATCATTGAAATGAAGATCAGGCCCTAGACAGCCGATTAGGGAATAAAAACAACAGGCTTCAACCATGGACGGGCGCAGATTAATCGGGCCTTTGGCCTGAACATCGGAATCCGAAAAATCGAAATGAACCCGGTTCCCTTTGACGGTTACCGTCACTGCCATGCGGATCATGCGGTCCAGTTCCACCCCGTCAGTATCCATGAATCCTTCGGCACTGGCCTCACCATCGGGCAGGGCATCAATGGCACCTGCCAGTTCATCGGCGCTGCTTTTTAAAATTGCAGAAAAAGCTTCTGTTAAGATGTTGGCCCCAAAGCGGGTGGCAAGGGAGCCCATCCGTTCAACCCCCATTTTAGTGGCGGCAATCTGGGCACCGATATCACCGGCCACCAATTCGCCCTGGCGTGTGTTGGCCAAAATCAGGCGATGAATGTCCGGGTTTTCGCCCTTTTCGGTTTCAATTCTGATCGGCGGCAACAACAGGCCTTCATGGTAAAGTTCCGTCGCCGTGGCAGAGGTGGAGCCCGGCATGGTGCCTCCGATGTCTGCTTTGTGGGCGATGGAGCCTGAGAACCCGATCAATTGATCTTGAGAAAAAATAGGGGCCACAAACCCCATATCCGACACATGGGGCAGGCCCGCATCGTAAGGGTGGTTTGAAACAAACACATCACCCGGTGCCAGATCATCCGCGTAGAGTTCAAGAACCCGGGCGCAGAAGTGGCGATAAACCGTGCCGTGGAAAAACATTGGCGGCGGCGTGATCAGCCGCCCTTCGGCATCCAGAATGACACAGGAAAAATCACGGCTTTCACGGATGATAGTGGAATAGCCCGAACGGTAAAAATGATAATGCATTTCATCCGTCAGCCCCGCCACCTTGTTGCGGATCACTTCTGTTGTGATGGGATCAATCATGCGCTTGCCCCCTTTGATGGGTCATCATAGTCAAGAACCAGATTGCTGTGCTCATCAAGGCGGGCGCCCCAGTGTTCAGGGATCACGGTGGTGGCATCCATTTGTTCGACGATGGCAGGCCCGATCAAACGGGCCCCCGGGGGCAAAAGGTCGCGTTCATAAACCGGCACTTTGGTTTCTGTTTTTGCATCAAACCAGATCATGCGGTGGTCTTTCAGGGCAGGGCTGGAATCAGTTTTGTCCGTGGGCACGGTGATGACCGGGGCAACGTATTTGGGGACAGACACGCGGACGCGTAGGCGATAGCTGACAACTTCAACGCCTTTTTCCGGGACGGCGTGGCCGTGAATTTGTTCGTGGCGGGCATCAAAGCGGGTGCGCAGTTCACCCAAAACATCGTTGCTTAATGCCCCAAGCCCATCGAGAGAGACGCGCAATTCATAGCCCTGCCCGGTGTAGCGAAGGTCCAGTTCGCGCGCAAATTCGGCCGCTTCATCGCCCAACCCTTCGGCGATTAGTTCTGCGCGGGCGCGTCGTTCCAGTTCTGCAAACAAGGCTTCGCCGTGATTGGGATCAAGGGTATCCAGCGGGCGCAGTTCAGACCGGACATAATCATGGACAACATCAGAACACAAAAGCCCAAGGGCGGAAAATGCACCGGGACGCGATGGCACAAGAATGCGGGTAATGCCAAGCTCCAGCGCAACAGCGGCGGCGTGAACCGCACCGGCACCGCCAAAGGGCAGCAGGGTAAATTCCCGGGGCTCCAGCCCGCGTTTGGCGGCAAAAACGCGCACTTCATCGGCCATGCGTTCATCAACGATGCGTCGAATGCCAACGGCGGCTTCACGCATGGAAAGTTTGATGGGGTCCCCCACATGGGTCTCAAGCGCGGTTTCTGCGGCCTTGATATCCAGACCCTGAGAGCCACCTAAAAAATAACCGGGGTTTAAAAAACCACAGACAATATCGGCGTCGGTGACGGTTGGGCGAAGCCCGCCGCGTCCATAACAGGCCGGTCCCGGATCAGCCCCGGCACTTTCGGGGCCAACGGTCAAAAACCCGCCACCATCGGCCCGGGCAATGGAGCCGCCACCTGCTGATATGGTGGTCATGTCCAGTGCGGGTACATCGACTTGGCGTCGGGCAACCACGCCTTCGGTGACTTCCAGCGGGGTGCCGCCTTCGATGAAGGCGATGTCGGCGCTGGTGCCACCCATGTCGAGCGTGATGAATCCTTGCTGGCTTTTATCGCCGGCACTTTCCATCCATGCGGCGGCCTGGGCACCGGCGGCGGGACCAGACAGCAAAGTGTGAACGGTGTTTTCGCCCCGGGTGGCAGCGGCAAAGGGCATGACCCCGCCATTGGATTGCATCAGAAATTTTTGCTGGGTGGTGATGCCCAGATCATCCAGACCATCGGATAGTTCCGCGATATAGCGGGTCAGCACCGGTGCCAGATAGGCATTGACCAGCGTGGTCGACAGCCGTGGCCATTCGCGAATGCGCGGCAAAACTTCGGATGAAATGGAAACATGAATGTCGGGGGCAACCGATTTGATGATGGCCCGGGTGCGTTGTTCATGATCGGGATTCATATAAGAAAAAAGATAGGCAATGGCGATGGATTCCACGCCTGCGCTCGCTAATGAAAGGGCTGCGTCTTTAACCGCAGCTTCATCCAATGGGGCCAGTTCATTGCCTTCATAATCGATGCGCCCGGGGATTTGCCGGGTCCGGCTTTGGGGCGCGATGGGGGATGGTTTGTCATAGAAATAATCAAAGGGATTGCCGTCGCGCGATTGGTTCTGGATTTCCTGAATGGCATTAAAGCCTGCATTCACCATCAGCCCAACACGCGCGCCGCGCATTTCCAGCAGGGCATTGGTGGTGATGGTTGTGCCATGGGCGAAAAAGCCAATTTCGCCCGGGTCAATGCCTGCATCCAAAAACCGCCTGACGCCACCCAAAACCCCAAGGGCTGGATTGGCGGGCGTGGAAGATACTTTTTCGACCTTGATGTCACCGGCCTGCTGATCGAACAGGACCAAATCCGTGTGGGTCCCACCCACATCAACGCCCAAACGATACCGGCCCCCGGCGTGTGTCACGATATGGCGATTTGATGCCATGGGTACTCCCTTAGACTTTTATATTTGGGATGTTTTTAACCGATGACAGGTTTATAGCAAGTTCTGGCTGAACCGCTTGCTCATTCAGAGGCTCAGGGGCTAAATTGGCGAAATACTAATTTAGGCTAATCAGGAGCATAAAATGGCAGGCATTAAGGTCAAAATCGATTGGGAAGTACGCGATTATCACATCAATTTCCTGAAAGACATGGCGGCAAAATACAACATCCCCGATGAAGCCAAGGCCATGCGGGTGTTGCTGGATTACGCATTACAAGACAGTGATCTGGATGAAGTGTTCGAGAAAAAGAACATGCGCTGCATTTCTTGCGGCGGGGTGGTCTAGTGTCTGTTTCTCCTGATGCGTTTCTAGAAGGCCTGAAAGGCAATGATATTCTGGTTCCCCTGACCTGGGACCAGTGGATGGCCGTGGAGCCGCCCCATGAAGGGGTTGGGTTCGATATCAAAGAGGTCACCACCCGATATGCGCGTAACGGGTATGATTGGGATATTCATGGCCGGTTGTACACGCCAGAAAAAGAAACCAATGGGGAAATCGCCTTTGTGTTTTTCCATGGCGGCGCGGATTCGGAAATGGTGTTCGATGAAACCCCCGATGGGCGCCCCGGTCAGGCCCGCGCATTGGCGGCCCAGGGGTTCAAGGTTCTGACCATTACCTATCCCGGCCATTATGCGCCGGGCAATCATTGGGCCGAACCCATTGCCACCCGCCAGCCGATTTATCTTTTGGATCAGGCCTTGGGTCTGGATGAAAATCTCGACCGCAATGAAAAATGCACCTTCAATGTGATCTTGCAGGGTGCCGGGCAATTGGTGGATGAAAATCTTGCCGGCCGGCGCTTGCTGGTCTGGGGCCATTCAACGGGCGGGCCCATGGCTGTGGCCTTGATGGAACATACCAACAATACAGTGTTTGGCCTGCTGGGGTTTGGCTCTGGCGGAAACGATGGCTGGCGTCGCGATTGGCGTGAAGAAACGGGCGCTGAAAAAGACGTCATTCATCCTTATGGCCATATGTCGCGTCGATCACCTGATACGTATCGTGCATCGGGATATGAAGACCCCGAAGATTTGTGTCCTTGGGGCGGGCCAGAAGAATTATTTCAATGGGCAGAAAACGCACACCGCTCACAAATGAAAACCGGGCTTTGCGATAACCAGCATCGGGGCCAGATGGCTTCGATTGAACTCTGGCCACCAAAGACCGGATTGCCCAGGGATGAATATTTCTCTCATTTGGAAAATCCTGATCCCGATTGGCTGAAATCCATCTCGGTGTTGTTTCTGGTTGGCGACAATGACAAGGGCCATTGGGTTGCGGGCAAAGACATTGCTGATAAACGCGATATGTGGATGTCCAAACGTTACCGGGAATCCGGGGTGCATCGTTCCCATGTGGCATTGATCCCGCGCTATGGCCATTTCGGGTTTATGGAACTGCACAATGAAAAATTTGTTTATCTGTGGCTATGGGCGTTGAAGCAGGGCTATTTCGAAGGCTAGGAGAAACACCATGACCAAAGACAGTGAAATGGAAAGCCGTCTGATTGATCTGGAACAGCGTTTGGCCCATTTCGAACAGATGGCAGAAGATCTCTCTACCATGGTCATCGAACAGGGCAAGACCATCACCAATTTGCAAACGCAATTGGCCGGGGTAAACATGAGTTTACAAGATGCCCTGTCTGAACTGGGTGAGACCGAGACAGAAGAAAAACCACCGCCGCATTACTAACTTTTGGGCCTTGATGACAAAAGAACCATCCCCTTACTATCTTTATGTGGTGATGAACGGTGCCGGGCTTCTTTACACCGGCATCGCCTTGGATGTTGACGCGCGTCTGGAACACCATAACGGGGGCACAGGCGCTAAATTTACCCGGGGCCGTGGGCCGTGGGCCGTGGTGCATGAAGAAGGCCCGATGGATCATGGTGATGCCTTGCGCCGGGAAATGGCAGTCAAACGGGATCGGTCCTTAAAGGCATCCCTGAAGGCAAAATTTGCACGAAATGGCAAAAACGAAGCGGGCTGAGTGTTGCCCTGACAGGTGCTTTCGGCCATGATGGCGGTTAATAAATCAGACACATTAAACAGGGGAATTGCATCATGACCGATCGAGCTAGACAGATCATCAGAACCACTTTGACAGCAGGCGTTCTGGCAGGGCTGGGGCTGGGGCTGATGGCACCGTCTTCAGCGCGTGCGGCCGGGGATGATTATTTCGCAGGCAAGCAAATCCGCTACATCATCGCCACCACATCAGGGGGTGGGTATGATTATTACGCCCGCCTTGTTACCCGGCATATGCGGGGTTACCTGAAGAATATGAAGTTTGTTGTGATCAATCGCCCAGGGGCGGGCCATGTGATCGGGGCCAACCTGATCTATATGGCAAAACCCGATGGCCTGACCATTGGCACGTTTAATACCGGGTTGATTTACGCCCAGTTGATCAAGCGCAAGGGCATCCGGTTTGATCTGACCAAAATGTCATGGATCGGCAAGGCAGCGGCGGACCCCCGCATGGTGGCAACAGGTGCGACCCTTCGGTTTAAATCCATTATGGATTTCAAAGGCGGGGATAAAACCCATAAATTTGGCGCAGCCGGCATTGGCTCTGCGGCCTATAACGAAGCCATCATGTTGTCGAAGGCTTTTGATCTGAACATCCAGCTTATTCCCGGTTACGGCGGCACCCATTCCCAGCTTGGCATTATGCGCGGCGAAATTGTCGGCATGATGGGCGGGCGGTCTTCGGTGCGCAATTTTGTTGATGCCGGAAAGGGCCGCTATGTGCTTCAGGTAGGCGGCACACCGGTTGCGGGCGTACCGCAAGCAAAAGACGTTGCGACGGACGCCGATGGCAAGGCCATTGTTGCGCTGATCTCATCTCAGGCAGAACTGGCACGCTTTACCGCTGGCCCTCCGGGCATGAATGCAGCGGCGCTTGGCGTATTGCGTGCGGCCTATAAAAAGGCATTGCTTGATCCCAAACTTCGGGCAGAAGCAAAGGCTGCCAAACGACCCATCAAACCGGGCTTTGGTGACGATATTGCCAAACGGGTTCGGGGCGCGTTCAAGCAAACGCCGGCGACTATTGCACTTTTGAAAAAGGTTTTGGCAAAGAAAGCGCCAACCAACATGGCGTCTAGGACCAAGTTGTTGACCAAAACCCCCGATGGGCGCTGGATCACGTTCAAGCACGGATCAAAAACCATCAAGTCGAAGATTTCCGGATCACGGACCAAGATCACCGTTGGTGGCAAGAAGGCCAAACGTAAGTCACTGAAGGTCGGCATGGTCTGCGACATTGCCTACAAACGCGGCAAACGCAAAGAGCCCAAAACTATTAAGTGTAGGTAGGGGAAAATGGTGCCGGCGCACGGAATCGAACCGCGGACCTGATGCTTACAAGGCAACTGCTCTACCAACTGAGCTACGCCGGCACATCGTATTTTTCGGAACATAACCATCTGTTCGGGTGTTCACAAGAGCGTGGAGAAAACTTTTGTGGCTAAAGCCTATGGCCCTAGTTTCCCGATGCCGGGAAGCCGGAGCGCCAGCTCTCCGGGATCGACGCCAAAGGAAAGCCCCAACACATTAATTTCCAGTCCTTCTACCGGTGAGACAATCACGCCAGCCAGTCCAAAGATCGATACCTGCAGGCCGGTGCCGCTGGGTGGGGTGTTGATGAAGGTGGAATCGCCAAGGTAATCTTTGCCGATGGCCGTTGGCGGCAGGTCAAGGCGAAGGGCAGGGACCTGTCTTGCAACATGGGCGGTGAAGGTGTTGCTGTTTGGCCCGGGCCAGACGTGATAGCGATCTTTATAGGGATATGCATTTGCGGCCCGGATAATCTTGGGGATGGCACGTTCGGCATCGGGGCCGCGTAAATCAGCCAAAATTTCAGGGGCTGAACCATACCAGCGCCGATCCGGGATATCTTGATAAATGGCCAGTGCCGGGTCCCCATGTCGCAGGCGCCAGCCGATCACTTCGTAGATTGTGAAGGCCGATGCGTTCTCTGGCTTAACCGCGATCCAGGTATGAATGCCAAATGCACCGCGCCATTTAAAAGCCCGCGCGCCGTAGACCTGCACCACGGCTTCTTTGGTGGTGGCGGGGTCGGGGGCAATGCCCATCGGGGCATCGCTGGCACTGGACCAGTCGCCTTTAAGGCTGGCGGCACCGCTGGCAAGCACCCCAAGAGGGCCTAAGAGCAAAAGGATAATCAGGCCCAAAACCGAGCCTGAAAGGATGAAGAAGCGTTTCATAGGGGGATGAAAGCGAAAAAAAAGCGCCCCGTCCAGTGACATAGGCGAAACTTGCGAAGAAAGAGAATTTGCACCATCGCGTTTGGATGACATTGCAGCGCCTGAAGGTTGCCAAAGGCGATGGTGCAGAACGTGTGCCCGAGAGAATGCCATTGGCAGCGGGATCAGTCAATAAAAACGTTTTAAATCAACCAGTTGTTGATATTTTGGTTCGATTGCATCCACTGTTTTTATTGTTTCAGGGCATCCCTTAAGGCATGCCCAAGTGCTGTTATGGCCCCGTCCCATTTTTGTCCATCCATTGCGGGGTCTTCCCGATACAGGGCCATGTTTGGGAACCAGGGAGAGAATTCCCCGTCTGCCAGCCAGCGAAATTCAGCAGGGGCGGGCACCAAAACATGGCATTGAAGGGCGGCCCCGCTGGCTATGGCGGCGGCGGCTAAATGTAGGTTGGTGTTGGAAACACAGGCGTAGCGATCAATCTGTTCCATCAATGCCAGCATGGATTCCAGATCGTCATTCAGGTCGGTGAAATCTGCTATTTCGCGGCCCAGTTCTTCGGCAAGGCCCTCAACCTCACCCTCAATCGGGTTGCGCTGCAAGGCAATCACGGTTCCGGGCAAGTCTTTTACAGCCAAAGCCAGCGCCGTTTTAGGGGCAACTTTGTACAGGGTGGTCGGCCCTTTGGTCCCAGCCCGCCAGGTCAGGGCTGTGTATGGCCCGGGGCCAGCATTTTTGAGGCGTTGGCGGATTAATGCAGCGTTTTCTTCAAGGGCCGCAATGGCAACGGGTGGCGGAGTAATATCGCCCCATCCCGCAAACCAGCCAAGATCTCCGATCAAGATATGTTCGCCGTCTTTGGGCGGCGGTGTGGTCTTTGATTGGGCATTATCAATAAACCCCATGCGCTGCACCATGGGCACAAGGCGTTCATCAATGCAGGCCGTGATACGCGCGCCATTTTCTTTCAGGCGTGCGGCAAAACGCAGAAAAAATAATTCTTCGCCCAACCCCTGTTCGCCCATCAACACAAAGTGTCGCCCCGATAGGTCGGCTGCCTGGTCAACAGGGTTATCCGGTGGGGGCCATTTTTTGCGATTGACCATGGGCCGGGCACGATAATCAGACCAGCCGGCCTTAAAATCTCCTGAAAGCAGGTTGACCAAAGCGCGTTCCCAAAGGGCGATGATGTTCCCCGGTGCCAGCTTCATGGCCTGCTCACAGGCCTCTAGTGCGCGGGCCTTATGGCCAAGGGTCATCAGTGGCTTTGACAGCCCCCGCCAGGTTTCCCCGTGTTCCGGGTTCAGCTCAAGGGCGGCTTCGAATTTTTCAATTGCCGCTTCATAGCGTCCCGCATCGTTCAGCGACACACCAAGATTACTGATGGCTTCAAAATAGGTTGGCGCCTTGGCGATGGCTTTTTCCAGCAAAGCGATGGATTCTTCAAGATGTTCCATGTCGCGGTGGACGGCGCCAATTGAATTGAGCAACACTGGATAATCAGGGGCAATTTTCAGGCCTTGTTCCAGCGCTTCAATGGCCTCAGTTTTTTTGTCAGATGCGGACAGGATCAGGCCAAGATTGTTCCAGTATTCGCCATGATCGGGCCGGATTTTGATGGCTTGGCGGAGGGTGTATTCGGCCTTGCGTTGATCCCTAAGCCCAGCGTAGAGAACGCCCAAGCTGTTCATGGCCGCATCATTTTTGGGATCAAGCTTGATCACACGTTTCAGGGTGTTGACGGCCTTGCTGTTTTCACCGGCGGCGTTTTGGGCCTTGGCAAGGTTGGATAGAAACAAGATATTTTTGGGGGCCGTTTTCAGGGCCTTGGCAATCAGCTGCGTAGCTTCCACAGGGTCCCGGGTCAGGGTGACCAGACCTAAAAGATGCAGCGCATCGGCATTGGTTGGGGCAAGATCAAGGGTTTGGCGATACAGCGCTTCGGCTTCACCAAGACGCCCCGCTTGGTGGTGCGAAACGGCCATCGCAAGAAGGCTGTCAGTATTGGCATTGGACGTGGTGGGGCGCATTTGGGTTCCAGATCAGGATCGTTTACGGGCAGCCTCATAAAGTGCGATGGCAGCGGCTGCAGAAACATTAAGGCTTTCCATGGCGCTGCTGATGGGAAGGCTGGCCAGAACATCGCATGA
This Rhodospirillales bacterium DNA region includes the following protein-coding sequences:
- a CDS encoding tetratricopeptide repeat protein, whose protein sequence is MASLMTGCATTDPAIRNAGNDPIEQMTTRPGGTAGALSRVARAMRDAGDPYSAINVYKRAHAADPENGAILVELAETLAAAGAYDEARNIMAKAVRIEPTNTRAIRGFANILISMGEPALAIPYFEEAITIHAQAATHNGHGVALDQINKPAEAKAAYRAGLSLAPGNASLKGNLALSLALTGDHDGAIALLSKMVRQGASTPRIRQNLALIYGLVGRNTNARILLRIDLDERSVANNIAYYEMVRGMASAERRKAVLGIRTTVSRSDAGTAAQATAVKRAKPNLTN
- a CDS encoding NAD(P)-dependent oxidoreductase; amino-acid sequence: MTMNVGFIGLGEMGGEMARHVATKSDGRFKVFGFDLRKSAMTAAKKHGVNPTRSLNELAKKCDVVIVMVGYDHQVKQCVTDITKVGKKGAVIVITATSHPDMIHECAAIAKKRGLGVIDAPVCFGLDGARDGVLMSTVGGAKKDYKKAQPVLECYSRAAPHLGELGAGEIGKTCNNMLHWAHSIANYEVILLAKAYGIDGQKMRDTLMQCPGNNGTLERWDETKFTWQEKDMDIALDLAQKRKILLPMFGQVDQLIKLFHADDVAELLYDKKKAHYLGREIKSRPISAKD
- a CDS encoding isochorismatase family protein, giving the protein MARAFEDHCWQDVIGDDLREIYASYERDIFVGEKPAVLAIDLYNNAYRGGNVPVLEANRENAGSCGENAWAAIEPTKLVLAAARAAGVPVIYTTRYVDTNGVNSTNRSTKKKLVADSYDIIDELGPEEGELVIHKERASAFYGTPLVAHLNRMGIRSLIALGESTSGCVRASVVDGYSNGFHVSVVEECTFDRSMLSHKVNLFDLHHKYADIMHVEEVVDHLEAMKKNT
- a CDS encoding hydantoinase B/oxoprolinase family protein — translated: MIDPITTEVIRNKVAGLTDEMHYHFYRSGYSTIIRESRDFSCVILDAEGRLITPPPMFFHGTVYRHFCARVLELYADDLAPGDVFVSNHPYDAGLPHVSDMGFVAPIFSQDQLIGFSGSIAHKADIGGTMPGSTSATATELYHEGLLLPPIRIETEKGENPDIHRLILANTRQGELVAGDIGAQIAATKMGVERMGSLATRFGANILTEAFSAILKSSADELAGAIDALPDGEASAEGFMDTDGVELDRMIRMAVTVTVKGNRVHFDFSDSDVQAKGPINLRPSMVEACCFYSLIGCLGPDLHFNDGCRDQVDFTYKPGTITCATAPAPVSSYQMANLKLVDIILDALSQFRPERAIAGSGSSGALGINWGKQARPGQASLQYEILGSAYGGGADHDGASCTATHLSNLHVTPIEILESEFPCRVTEFTLIPDSGGAGNARGGLSFRRAYELLADGTVIRRYDRAKCPPEGIRGGNSGKPSRFVIHAGTPDETETPASGMFALKAGDRFYLESAGGGGCGDPKDRDRDAIQRDLDEGTITQDMAKKIYGFKG
- a CDS encoding hydantoinase/oxoprolinase family protein, translated to MASNRHIVTHAGGRYRLGVDVGGTHTDLVLFDQQAGDIKVEKVSSTPANPALGVLGGVRRFLDAGIDPGEIGFFAHGTTITTNALLEMRGARVGLMVNAGFNAIQEIQNQSRDGNPFDYFYDKPSPIAPQSRTRQIPGRIDYEGNELAPLDEAAVKDAALSLASAGVESIAIAYLFSYMNPDHEQRTRAIIKSVAPDIHVSISSEVLPRIREWPRLSTTLVNAYLAPVLTRYIAELSDGLDDLGITTQQKFLMQSNGGVMPFAAATRGENTVHTLLSGPAAGAQAAAWMESAGDKSQQGFITLDMGGTSADIAFIEGGTPLEVTEGVVARRQVDVPALDMTTISAGGGSIARADGGGFLTVGPESAGADPGPACYGRGGLRPTVTDADIVCGFLNPGYFLGGSQGLDIKAAETALETHVGDPIKLSMREAAVGIRRIVDERMADEVRVFAAKRGLEPREFTLLPFGGAGAVHAAAVALELGITRILVPSRPGAFSALGLLCSDVVHDYVRSELRPLDTLDPNHGEALFAELERRARAELIAEGLGDEAAEFARELDLRYTGQGYELRVSLDGLGALSNDVLGELRTRFDARHEQIHGHAVPEKGVEVVSYRLRVRVSVPKYVAPVITVPTDKTDSSPALKDHRMIWFDAKTETKVPVYERDLLPPGARLIGPAIVEQMDATTVIPEHWGARLDEHSNLVLDYDDPSKGASA
- a CDS encoding alpha/beta fold hydrolase, with protein sequence MSVSPDAFLEGLKGNDILVPLTWDQWMAVEPPHEGVGFDIKEVTTRYARNGYDWDIHGRLYTPEKETNGEIAFVFFHGGADSEMVFDETPDGRPGQARALAAQGFKVLTITYPGHYAPGNHWAEPIATRQPIYLLDQALGLDENLDRNEKCTFNVILQGAGQLVDENLAGRRLLVWGHSTGGPMAVALMEHTNNTVFGLLGFGSGGNDGWRRDWREETGAEKDVIHPYGHMSRRSPDTYRASGYEDPEDLCPWGGPEELFQWAENAHRSQMKTGLCDNQHRGQMASIELWPPKTGLPRDEYFSHLENPDPDWLKSISVLFLVGDNDKGHWVAGKDIADKRDMWMSKRYRESGVHRSHVALIPRYGHFGFMELHNEKFVYLWLWALKQGYFEG
- a CDS encoding SlyX family protein; translation: MTKDSEMESRLIDLEQRLAHFEQMAEDLSTMVIEQGKTITNLQTQLAGVNMSLQDALSELGETETEEKPPPHY